From Leopardus geoffroyi isolate Oge1 chromosome B4, O.geoffroyi_Oge1_pat1.0, whole genome shotgun sequence, a single genomic window includes:
- the LOC123590983 gene encoding 60S ribosomal protein L7a-like — translation MENKKAQLVVIAHDVDPIKLCVFVPALCGKMEDPYCIIKRKTRLGPRIHRKTCTTVVFTQVNPEDKGAQAKLVEAIRTNYNDRSDKICHHWGGNMLGPKFVVCIAKLEKAKAEELPTKLG, via the coding sequence ATGGAAAACAAGAAGGCTCAGCTGGTAGTGATTGCACATGATGTGGATCCCATTAAGCTGTGTGTCTTCGTGCCTGCCCTGTGTGGGAAGATGGAGGATCCCTACTGCATCATCAAGAGGAAGACCAGGTTGGGGCCTCGCATCCACAGGAAGACCTGCACCACTGTCGTCTTCACACAGGTTAACCCAGAAGACAAAGGAGCTCAGGCTAAGCTGGTAGAAGCTATCAGGACCAATTACAATGACAGATCTGATAAGATCTGCCATCACTGGGGAGGCAACATGCTGGGTCCAAAGTTTGTGGTTTGCATTGccaagctggaaaaggcaaaggctGAAGAACTACCCACAAAACTGGGCTAA